The sequence TCCGTCCTCCGTGTAGTTCGACCAACAGGCGGGTGATGTACAGCCCCAGACCGATGCCACTTTTCTGGCGGGTATTGCTGTTATCAACGCGCTGAAATCGCTCAAAAAGCTTTACCTGATCTTCAGGCGCGATACCGATCCCTTCATCGCGCACCACGATCAGCATCCATTGTCCGGGAGGATGATTCGTTGGTAAGTCATCCGCAGCAGCTTGCCGTACCGTAAGCTGAATTTCACTTCCTTCGGGGCTATACTTGATCGCGTTGCTCAACAAATTGAAAATGATCTGTTTCACCTTGTCATAGTCGGCAAAGACCGGCGGCAATGGTGTACGAACATCGATTAACAGTTTGTGATTCACCAGTTGCGTATGGAGTTGCATTGTTAGCTCTTCAATCACCTGCCAGAGGCCCACAGCATAGCGATTGAGCTTCACCACACCGGCTTCCAGTCGTGAAACATCGAGTAAGTCTTTCACCAGCTTGTACAGACGCTCAGCCTCGGTTGAAACCGTTATTAAGAATTCGCGCTGGCTTTCGCTGTCGAGGTCTTGCCGGTTCAAGAGGATTTCGGTGTAACCCAGAATTGAGGTGAGTGGGGTACGTAGTTCATGCGATACGATCCCGATAAACTCATTTTTGATCCGATCAGACTCTCGTTCCCGTGTGCGGTCGCTGACTACCCATAAGCGTCCGGTCAGTTGTTGTTGGCTGTCACGGGTGGGAACCGATAGCACATGCAATTCCTGATACGGTTGTCGGAGTTGAAGGGTTGTTTCCAAGACCCGATCGGGGTTGTGCTGACCAAGATCGCAAAATTCGCTGAGCCGGAACGGATCGTTGAGTCGCGTTAGCAGGTGCTCAACCAGATCAATACCGACGTAAAACGAAGGACGTTGTAGATGCTCGGTCATATTCCATACCTGATACCAGGCTGGATTGGCGCGAATCACGCGCCCATTGAGATCGAGCAGCGCCAGACCGATTGGTAGGCTGCTGAAAACCTGTCCGAGGTGGTATGACGTTTCATAAGCAGTCTGGTAAGACATCGCACGGGCCAATGGTCGGGCGGTGCGTTCGCGCAGAGCGTCAATAAAAGCCAGAACTTCTTCGTTGAAGGTATTGGCCCGGTGGCTGTGGAGAATGAGCACCGCCAGCGCTCGGTCATCGGCAATGATCGGTGCTGCCAGCTCAGCGCGAAAGAGCATGGTGGGGGGCAAGCCCGGCTCACGTCCGGCATCGCGAACCAGTAACGGACGCCGCATCTGCACTGCCTGTCCGGCCAGTCCTGTCTCCCAACTCCATCGCTGGCGTGGTAATGTGGGTAGCGCAGCGCCAGAGCGCTCTGTTTCATAGCCCTCGCACAAATGGAGTATCAGCTCACGCCGGTCGTGATCGACCATGGCAATCGCTCCGGCTTCGGCGCCACTCCCCTCTAGCGCCCGGCGCAAGACGATCCCCGCCAATTCATGCAGGTTTATTGTGCGATCAAGCTGTTCGTTCAGAGCGATAATTTTCTGGCGCAGCGATGGATTGAGGGTCAGGCCAGGTGGCGTCTCACCGGCAAAGCGTGGTGTCGGCAATTGCGGTGAGCGCATTCCTTCCTGGGCAATGGCCGCTGCCAGCAGTGGTTTGAGTGACTCGATAAGCTCGCCGATCCGCCCTCCAAAGTGTCGTTGATCATTGCTTCGTAATTCGAGGATACCCCACAGCTTGCCTCCCCAGAAGATTGGTGCTCCTAGATAACCGGCGGAGATCACCGGCAGCCCTTCGAGAGATTGACCGGCACTGCCAAGGGCAATCGTTTTAACAACCGTTTTTCCGCCCAGGGCAACCGAACGGGTCAGACTATCGTCCCAGGGATAGGCCCACGACTCCGGCGAGAAAATCTGCTGACGAGGTACTCCTGGTCGAGCCGCTTGTAACCAGCACGTCAACCGACCATCGCGGTAACGGGTAGCGATCCGCAATAATTCAAACAAACGATGAACACGCTGGGTTAGCGGCTGCTCCTCTTGCAAGAGACGAAAAGCCGCACTGAGCAGATGTAACAGACCGGTTGTCGGGTCATCAAGTTCGCGTGTCATTGTTGTGTATTGTAGTCAACCCCGAGTAGCTGTCAATTATCTCGTTATGTCCTTATGCTATGATATGCTATATCCATCGGCATAACGGTGGATTACTAAGGAGTCTAGTCATGTTTACGGCAATTGATCATATTGGCTTTGTCGTAGCCGATCTAGAAGCGGCCATCGATTTTTATCGTACTGCTTACGATGTGACGGAATGGGAACGGATCGAATTGCCTGAACGACATGCGGCAATTGGGGTTGCGCGATTTGGTGATGTTCTTATCGAGCTGATCGCTCCAACGAGTGATCAGGCCAGCTTTGCCCGTTTCTTGCGTGAAAAAGGCCCAGGGATGCACCATATCGCATATCGAGTTGATGATATACAGGCTGCATTGGCTACGCTCCAGGCGCGTGGTTTACCACTGATTGACCGTGAACCGCGTCCTGGCATCCACAACACGCTGGTAGCATTTGTTCATCCGAAAGCCGGTGGTCAGGGTGTCTTAGTGGAGCTGGTGCAGCACCGCAGGCCAGAATAATGCAAAGGTTCCTCTGCGGGGATGGGTGAAGATGATGCGCTCGCCCACCCCGCCAAGAATAGGACGTTCAGCACTGATATTGGGAGCAGAATGTATGACAGATAGCAGTAGCGAGGATCGCCGCCTGCTGGTGAGCATGAGCATCGGTCAGACAGCGTATGCAGCATGGGCCCGTCAGGCACGTCGCGAACGTTTCTTTAACATTGCACGGCTGCTAGAAGCTTCGGCAGCAGTGAAGCAGGTTCGAGCCGAGCACGCACTCCATCGTTTAGGAGAAGTATCCAGGACGATAGCTAACATTGATCGAGCGCTAGCCGGTCTAGAGCCGGAGGCTGTAGCGACCGGTCCGGTCACCGGTACCAGCCCATTTCAACGTGAGCTACTTGAACGAGCGGTGCGCGCACTTGCCGCCGGTTGTGATCTTACCTACACCGAAT comes from Chloroflexus sp. Y-396-1 and encodes:
- a CDS encoding ATP-binding protein, with the protein product MTRELDDPTTGLLHLLSAAFRLLQEEQPLTQRVHRLFELLRIATRYRDGRLTCWLQAARPGVPRQQIFSPESWAYPWDDSLTRSVALGGKTVVKTIALGSAGQSLEGLPVISAGYLGAPIFWGGKLWGILELRSNDQRHFGGRIGELIESLKPLLAAAIAQEGMRSPQLPTPRFAGETPPGLTLNPSLRQKIIALNEQLDRTINLHELAGIVLRRALEGSGAEAGAIAMVDHDRRELILHLCEGYETERSGAALPTLPRQRWSWETGLAGQAVQMRRPLLVRDAGREPGLPPTMLFRAELAAPIIADDRALAVLILHSHRANTFNEEVLAFIDALRERTARPLARAMSYQTAYETSYHLGQVFSSLPIGLALLDLNGRVIRANPAWYQVWNMTEHLQRPSFYVGIDLVEHLLTRLNDPFRLSEFCDLGQHNPDRVLETTLQLRQPYQELHVLSVPTRDSQQQLTGRLWVVSDRTRERESDRIKNEFIGIVSHELRTPLTSILGYTEILLNRQDLDSESQREFLITVSTEAERLYKLVKDLLDVSRLEAGVVKLNRYAVGLWQVIEELTMQLHTQLVNHKLLIDVRTPLPPVFADYDKVKQIIFNLLSNAIKYSPEGSEIQLTVRQAAADDLPTNHPPGQWMLIVVRDEGIGIAPEDQVKLFERFQRVDNSNTRQKSGIGLGLYITRLLVELHGGRIWVQSVVGRGSSFSFTLPIYSASLDNTV
- a CDS encoding VOC family protein; this encodes MFTAIDHIGFVVADLEAAIDFYRTAYDVTEWERIELPERHAAIGVARFGDVLIELIAPTSDQASFARFLREKGPGMHHIAYRVDDIQAALATLQARGLPLIDREPRPGIHNTLVAFVHPKAGGQGVLVELVQHRRPE